TCAGCCAATTGGATTTGAAGAGGGCGATGGCCTCGCCTGGAGGCTAAAGAATTCAATATATGGCCTTACCCCTGCAGCCCGCATATGGTATGACACCATGACTGCAGTATTTCACCGCTTGGGCTTCAAGACATGTCCATATGATGCTGGACTCTTCATTCATCAAACACGCCCACATCTTTATATTACCACCCACGTCGATGATTTTCAGCTTGTCGCTGAGCGTGCtgaggatattgaatggaCGAAGAACGCCCTAGCCAATGAATGGGAAGTCAAAGATGTTAGCGATATGACATACTATCTTGGCATGGAAGTGAAGTCCGAAGACGGCTGTATTTACCTCAATCAGCGCGAATATATCAAGGAACTCATCAAATCATTTGGCCTTGAGAAAGCTCACTCACAGCCTACCCCCTACCGACAGGTTTGATGATAGATGATCTACCCGACAGTACCATCATCACCCGCGAATACCAACGTGGTACTGGGAAGTTACAATGGCTCGCAGTGAAAACCCGACCTGACATTGCTGAGGCAGCTTGCCTATTAGCCCGTTTCAACACTGCACCAACCAGGAAATGTTGGAACGCACTTCTTCATGTCATACGTTACCTAAAGGGGACTATTGATGAAGGTCTCATCTATTACCCGCATACACAAAGAACCGTCACTGCCCAGCTGCAGGGATTCTCGGATTCCAACTGGGCAGGCCCCAACTCAGACCGGAAGTCGATTGGCGGATATATCTTCCTATTTGGTGGATCGCCTATCTCCTGGCAATCAAAGCGCCAGACCTGCGTGGCGACAAGCAGCAATGAAGCCGAATATATGGCTGGCTCTGAGGCAGCCAAGGAAGCTGTTTGGCTTCGCCGTCTTTGTTTTGAAATGGGCCTGATTGGCCATGAAACTCCACCACTAGAGCTCTATATGGACAATGAGGGCGCTATTGCGTTAACTTCAACAGAAGGAACTAAACGCTCGAAGCACATCGACGTGCGATTTCATCATGTACGAGACCTGCAAGCTTTAGGCCTAGTCAGCGTTGAAAGCATTCGCTCCAAGGAGAATCCGGCAGATGGACTTACCAAGATCCTCAACGCTCCAGCCCATCGCCACTTCCTTCATCTCATCAATATGGATAAACATCATCAAACAGACAATACTGCGGATGAAGAAAGTTGTTAAAGAAGGGAAGATTTAATTGCTCAATAATAGGCATTCGACATCTCGGCACCTCACTTGGGCAGCCAATCGTTCAGCCCCTATACCTTTGCACCCTTTCTTGTTCGATGTACTTTCACTACTTTCTCACTTCttgattgattttttttGCCTGTTTATTCTTCTGCTTTATTGTGTATGCGTTTTGATGTGTATTTAGAACCTCTGATCTCCGGGCACCCAGCTCGGGCGAGGGGGGGTgttagtacccagcgggtcacgtgcctcaccgccctcgctttctgcccggtagttatatagtTAGCTGAGCCGATAGACCACCCATCGAATCAACGACGCTTGCCCACTAAAAGTGCTCGAAAGTCATGTGATATACATGATGCATGTCTGTACAGGATACACTGTACATTCCGAAGGAGCGCTGGATTTATGAAATCGAGTATAGAATTATCGTTTTGAGCTTTAAATCATTGTCTGCCGTTGGGGTAAACACGCATTGTATACTCGCACAGTATACGTGACATCACATACCTCGATATATAACCTCGGCAATGTCCAGTAAGTTCTACCCCGACTTCTGCCAGGGCGATAGAAAGTACCAACAACATACCCAACACAACATGCCGGCCTTGACGCTACACCTCTTCTCCCTTAATATACCTTCCCAATTTTTCCTGCGGCGCCTACGTGAGCACCGAATCGAGATCGTTGTTTCCTCACGTCCTCAACATATCGTGATCCATCCGTCCCTTATCGACCAAAACGCTCTCACCTCGCATCCATGGGATCTGTTAACCGTCCTCCGAATCCCGGGTGATAAGCCCGTCCTCCCGATCGACCTCCAATCTGCCGTCCGCGACGAATACAAAATTCTGGTCGGGATCCCGTCAAAGCTCCTAACGACATATGCCGAGCGCGATGAGAAGCTGAAGCACGAAACGTCCTCGATTCCATTGACCGGATCGTTGGAAAAGGCACAGTCGCAGGCGCGATCGACGTCGCAGAATCTCGAGGTGTCGCCGGAGTTGCTCGCGTTCATGGAAAAGTTGACGAGGGAGTATGGTGATCGACCGGTGACCATGCTGAATTTGCTGCATTTTCATCATCCCGATGGGAAGAAGAGTTATTATCAATATGGCCAGGCATTTATTCCTGTCGCTGGGAAGCGAGGAGGAAATGCCAAGCTGGTTGGTAACGTGATTAAGCCTACGAAGAATGATCTTGACTCCCGGGGTGATTGCAGTCGGCCGGAGCAGGAGTGGTGGAATGAGATCTCCATCGTGCATTATCCGTCTATTCGACATTTCTGCGACATGCTTGCGGGGGAGGATTATCAGGCTATCAATGAGAAGTATCGACTATCGGTGAGTTCGCCTCTTTCGAAGTCTTGTTTCTATGCTAATCGACTAGGCTCTTCGTGATACGTTCCTACTGTGTACTACCGAATGGAATGTTGATACTGCGAGATTGTAGGCGCGGTGTGGTACATTTACGGTATACATCAGATGCATATATGTACAGCTCATGTAGGACTGAATCGGCTCCATTCCCGAATCTTCCTTCCGTAGATGTAAAAGAGAATCATAGCTGGAAATAGAATGGACGTTAAACAGCTCAAAAACGTCATGGCCCAGTTGAAGCCAAGGTTATGAAACTATCATCGTTAGCGCAATCATAGCAAACCTTGGATGTGACATACCATTGGCAAATGCAAACAAGGGAAATCCTGCCCCCGGAGCTGATCGAAAAGCCATTGGCCGCAATAGCCGAGTTCGAATTGACGGCATAGCAGTCGATACTATAATTCAGACTCTCGCCCACCGTCAGCCACCATTACATCTGAATAGCCGGTCAACTCACCTGCAGGAATATCAACAACACGCCGGCTGCTAGGAATGCACCCGACATCACCTGTAGCACCTAAGTTATATGGCGACTCGAAATTCATCCAAACCAGAACACACCCGCCAGTAAAAGGACGCCTACGATCATCATCGGTGGTTACCGTCCCTCAGGAATCACCTTTCCAGTTTTCTCCAGGACACGTTGGAAGTGCACCTTGGTAAAGAAGATAATAATCCCGCAGCCATAAAGCACACCCACCGTGGCGGTGATGAAAGGCAACGCACCAACACCCATGTTTCAACCACGTTCCTCCTGGAACGAGATTGGATAGGCGTTGAAGCAAAGATACAGGAACCCGTAGATGAAGTCCATGTACAGGGTTATGAGGACGAGAACTGGCTCAAGTGCGAAGAAGACAATTGGCCGGAGAAGGTAGTTGTGCGCAATCACCTTTACGTCGATGGGTTTCTCTTCGCTCTTGGCATATAGGGCCCAGTTCTTGGTTTCGTGTCGTAGGCGCTTAGCCCGTTGCTGAATCAGGACAGGATCGAAAGTCTTCGGgacgaagaaaaaacagACCGTGCCAAAGAAGGAGGCCATGATGGCTGTGATTTATTCGGTCCAGCGGCAACCAAAAATACGACATGGTAATGAAGCCGCCGATAACAGGGCCGGCCACGAGGCCAATGAAGGTACTTGCTGCGAATATCGCGACAGCAATTGCACGGTCGACAGGGCCGAATATATCTGCCAGTATTCCTCCAACCTTTGTCATTAGCTTCATCACAGCCaaggaaaatgaagaaaagcCATACAATTGCCAATGGCCCACTGGAAAAAACACCACCGAGAAACCGACGGACGAAAATCGTTTGTAGGTTCTGTGCCACGGCCACTGTAATCCTGAAAACAGCGAAGATAAAGAAACCCACGAAGAGCGGCATCTTGCGTCCATACAATTCTGATAGCGGCCCGAATATTGATGGTCCAAAGCTGAATCCCAGCACGAATAGACTAGTCCCCAGCACCATCACCTCCTGCGACACGCCGAATTGCCGCGAAGTTGGCTGCATGGCGGTACCAAAGACAGACGAGGTGAATGCCACTGGGATAGTCATCAGGCCGAGCATGACGGTGACGGTCCATTTGCGCAGGGGACTGAAATTCTGGGGATTTTCCTGTCGCAGTGTTAGCATTTTGCTTGTTTACGCATCGGCCTGTCATGTACAAAATCATCCGACCCATCCCAGTTAACAATGTTGACGTTCTCACCGTcttcgttcttcttctcgtctGCTATCGCATCGTGAGACCACAGTAATCGACAGGTCTGTCTGCGTGCCGTGTTCCACTGCCATATTGCATATCATAGTGTAGCATGGCCTCGCAACTTCGTTAAAAATTTGTAGACTTCAAAATTCGAACTATACAATTGATGTCATGATGTTGAAATATCTATCATTCAGGTGGCAACTGGTAGATACTTGTATCGAGCGGAATCGAAGTCATTGGCAGTTGATCCTGTTGATATTATTGAAAAAAGGACAGCATTGTATCGTATGCTACAAACTCAAGCCACTGACGTATTCTGAGTAAAACACCCATAACACGAATCTCGGGAAGGACCGTTTCTGTTGCCATTGGAacctccccccccccttctCTCTCAAGGCTACCTCTGATCGCTGCATCGCCGATGCCAGGATTCACGTTGGAAGGGAGTGACGATAATGCAGTTGTAGAATTGATATGTAATTCAATGTATGACGTTCCATAACATTGTATGCAAAAACGAACATTGCGCCTTGAATAAGTCTAACTTCACGGGTATTCTATAAACAACAagagaaagcaaagaaaTCTATCAGTTGGGTCATGGCAACATTAAACAGGAGACCCCTTCATGGTCTCCAAACAAGCTCTATCCCGAATAAATAGGTCAATTCCAGCCCCAGCACAACCATTTTGTACTGGTTTCACCATTTCGTAGACCCGCCGCTTGATGACCTTCTCAGTCGTGTTGCTACTCCCATCATACCCCGAGTCTTCGTAGTCTTCCTCGTCGTGGAAGAAACCTTCAATGTCCACTCGCCGAAGTTCCGGAAAGCGCGAAGTGTGCTGGCTAAGCACCATACGTACCTGGTTCAACAGCATTGACAGTGTGCTCTCCTTGCAGCCTTCGATATAGAGCGACTCGAGCGACCGTGGAAGGATATCCGGGAGCGAGGTGGAGGGTTCGACTTGGTAGCGGATATCAAGAAGGTTCGGGAGACGAATTCGGACGTCTTTCAACGCAGTGAACTCGGTCAGGGGGCCGAACCATTCATCGTGGGTCTCATTGGCGCCCGCGATGGTGAAAGGCAGGTGATGGCCGCAGGTGTCGAGCCAGAGCGTCTCCAGTGTGTTCTTGCTGCCGGCCAGGGAGTGGTAGAAGGCGGAAGGTTGGTACCCCTCGGCGTGGAGGTGCGAATCCGAGTGTTGGTATTTGAATGTTTTGAGCGACGAGCAGGAAGCGATCAGGCTCTCCATGCCCTTCGAGCCGTTGCTGGCATTGAGCGTAATCTCCGAGACGGATGAGCCAGTCAGCGGTGTGCTCGGAGGGGAGCCCCGGGCTTCCTGAGCGGAATCGGATTCCAACACCATGTCGGCGGAGAGGGTGCGCATGAGCGGCAGTCGGAAGAAGGGCAGAATCTGCGACGGCAGGTAGTCGCCCTTGATGTCGTCAGCATCGTCTTCCAAATGGTTCAACGACACTTCTTGTAGCGATCGGAGGGCTGGACATTCCCCGTTGACGGCACGGGTCAGAGTGCGGTCGAGATACGTGTTGTGCTTGGGGTAAATCAAACGAAGCCGGCGGAGATTGCTcgccagcggcagcagcagcgcgaTCCATGCCTCCGACACGCCGTGCTGGAGATCCTGCTCCCACTGGGCGTGTTCTTCGTCCGATTGACTGATGACCCAGGCCCATTCAATCAATAGCGGGCGTTCCTTGTCGGTGATATGTACATAGCCTGTAGACGGCTTGTCCTGCCAGCGATCGAAATGCAGAACTCGTATGGCCCGAGCCAGCTCGGGGCGTCGTAGGATGGAACCGAGAAAAGATCGAACGTGCTGGCATGATTTTAACGAAGCTGCCCGATAAGCCAGGCGTAAAAACAAATCATGAAAGCGGCGGCAGACAAATACCAGGTTGTAGCGGTCCTGGTGATCCTCGAGGAAGTCCCCAATTAACAGCAAAACATCGTCGGGGAGCACGCGTATCATAGTTCACACCGAACAACgaaaacaaacaaaacacCAAAACAAGAATGACCCCAATGGATCCTCCTCGCGGGGGCgggagaaggaaaaagcaaCTTTTAAACCGGGTCCTGACTTCGGCCTGGAAGGCTCTTCCCCCGCCAGCCCCAAGCCCCAAGCCCTAATCCGCTGATCCCCAAATCCTCCGGCGAATCAACGCACCCAGGGAACCATGTGGGAAGCATTAGCGGCTCCGCTGTAAGAATCTTAACAGACTATTCAAGAGTACCGGCCGCGGAGAAGGTCCGCGGTTCAATGTTCTAGAAGCCTTGCCTAATTTGGCAAGACTGCCGTTTCACTGTCGAAATGCGCTTTTTCTCAATCGTATGCCGGAGTACACTTTACAGACGGAAAAGTGGGAATCCAGGACCTCTGTACTCTATAATGTAGCGCGATATCCTCCGGTGGGCGCGTGGTAGACTTTTCATCGGGCCGCCTAGCCAATCACGGATCAATTAGCGTCGACCTACGCTGTGGCGAGTCAGAGAAAGGACTTTTGTCCGATGCAGGCAAATTCGTATGTAAGAGTCAAGATAGCAACGGCGAATTCTTCCATTTTTGTAGTATCCGGTCGGTTAACCTGACTGTTCCAGCGAAGAATATCCATACCCGATGGACCAATTCCGATTGCCTGTCAATTGTAAGAATGCGGAGTACTTGGAGGGGCTGCATGGATGGACTACTCCGTAGTCTTGGGTGACGGCGAATTACTAGAAGCGGTATAGCATGCCTGTTTAGGTTTAGCGTCCCATTGCCGCTTGGCATCGCTGTGCGTGCTCTATAAAGTTGCCCTCCATCGCTgcttcaacttcaaccaaATTTGTGCTGTTTCTTCTTTCATCTTTTGCCCCTGCTGCCTATGATTTTGGTGAGGCATTTTTGCTATTGATCCTCCGTCTAGAACCCCTCATTGCGCTACCCCTTTTTCGCTAAATGCAGTCATAATCATCCTAAAGCCGCAGTCTGACACCAGTGTGGTCCCCTACTCATGGCAAGATGTTAGAAGGTTAAGAAATAGGACGAATATAGTTTTTTTGCTAGATTTTATTAATCAAGCTCGTTTTAATCTCTTCATTGGATTTGGACCAGTCGCGACTCGCGAGGCCTGTAAAAGACATACTCAAAAATACGGCCGGAAATGCATATTTAATGCAAGTCACAGGGTATTCGACGTTTGCATCGTTTTCAGTCCCATGGGAGTTGCCGCGGTCTACTCCTGCTTCTGTGCACCTATCTGTTCAATCTCGTTCATCTTCATTCTGGCCATCTCAGCTGCCGACCTGATTTGCCCAGTCTCCTTCTCACTAATTTCACTAAAACGCTGCTTCCAAAATCCCCAACGGGCCACGTTAAGAACACCCTTTCCGTTCCATAAGGGCCCCGACCAGAACTTATCAGTCTCCGgctcctcctcgtcatcttcaAGGACAGAGAATAGGAGTTCACCACTGTGGATAATCCACTGAGCAGCCGCGGCGACGTCACAGTCGAACAGGTCCTCTCGTGGAGGTCTTTCGAGTGCGTCGCGCAGTGACCAAACAGTCAGCTTGAACCATGATACCATATCATGGTTTAATAGACGTGCAGCAAAGGAGTTGAAGTTGACCCATTCCGCTTTTATTTTAGGGGTTAGCTTGTCGCGATAACATTCGGGGCCTTGATATACATATTAGCATATATTGATGATTAGGTTTGGTGGCTGACATACCAATCCAGGCTTCTGCAAAACTCGGGCCCAGCATTGGGAGGTCAGTCCAAATTTCAGTATCTTGCTTTAAAGCCTTCAGTCAGTTCCCTAGAGCAACATAATAAGAATATGTACCTGATGATACTAACAGTCCAGATCTTCACAGTAGTAGGAGGTAGCTCGACAAGTGCATAAACCAACGCAACCAAGCGATCCATAGACGGATGGTCATGGGGGACTTGCTTGGATATAGCGATAAATAGACCCCAAATCTCCCACATGTGACCCTCTGGCTCCTCCTTCTTTCCAAAGCTGGTGCCTATAAAGGTTCTTTTCATTGGAGTCAGGTTGTCGATGCTCTGGGCAGCCGCAGTAGGCGATGTCGTGCTGGATGGTTGGAGATACTCCACGAGTGTTTCGAAATTCATCTTTTCCACAATCCAAGGCTCGTCGACCTCGAGAGACTCGAGCCGAAAAGAGAGATCTGTCGCGATACCCATAATGATTGAATGGGCTGTCAGATTGTTGCAGAGTGTCTTGGTAGTTCAGAGCTTCAGGAGTTTAGGAATGTTGGTGCTTAAGGAGAATTACTGATGGATGGGATAAGGCTGTTTTGTCGGGGGTGGTGATGTGGGGTCCACCTTCCACAGCCCTTAATGTAAGCACTATACCACTTACAGTTCGTACTTATGACAGTTATTTTAGGAAATATGTTTTGGCTCCAATTATGCCCTTGGTTAAGCCTTAGAGACCAGCTAAGACCCGGATATCGAACCACGCTTACCGCAGATCCCCCAAATCCCCAGGGACCGTTCAGCCTAACCACAGCGCAACAAGGCTGAGACCCTGGCCATCCTATGTAGCTATCTATTTTGCACTGAGACCCTTCTACAGGGCCCTGATTATACTGCCTTACATCTAGATTGAGCCTGGGATGGGGGCTACATTCCTTTGGACATTAGGCTAATCACTCCTATCCAGCACACCACAATCATGTAGCGCGACTAAAAGATATATATCTTCCTGATACTCGCTGGAAGAGATCTTGAATCCATCATCATTGATCTCAGCTTTCTTCAGTTATCCTCAGCTATCAAGTCCTTTAAATCTAACGCTTCTCCGACCTCAGATCCTGTTGTCTATATCAATTCAACCATTAAAATGGTCGCCATCGAGTTCATCGCTCCCTTTGTCCTCCTGACAACAACCTTCGCTGGTAGGCTGTGAATTCGTTGAAAGGAGACAAGTAAAATGTTGACCCAAATACAGACCCTCATCTGTGGCAATGTTGCCCTCACTTCTAAAGCGAATCAAATCTCCGAGGATGTGGTAAAGAAGGCCTGGCAGAACGCACCAAGCAAGACGGAACAGTCCGGATACCCACACCATTACAACGGCCAGAAGGTCATAGAAAAGCTTGATCCTGTTTGTCATGGAAAGACTGTTTTCGAAGCTCCAGTATACGCAGATGGCAAATTATATCCCTTCACAGTCAAGCCAAAGCAGAATCCCGGTGCTTTCCGTGTCATCTACACTGACGACAAAGACAAGCACTACTGCGGGATGATCTCTCATGATGGTGTGGAGGAAGTCAAGGGgaccaagaagaaggagggtACACCTGCCAATCCCAATGCAGGAGATTTCCATGCCTGCACGGCTGAGGgcccgaagaggaagagttgAAAGTTTGCCAGGGTCGAGACATTTCTTTTAGTTTTACATTTTTTTGAGGCATCTGTACATAATTGTCTGCATGAAGTACATGGGTTTACTTTATACTGTGAGAAGCACATATTTTGTCATTGGTTCAGTATCGAAGACACATCTGTACAGTTTAGACCTCGCCAAAACCGCCCGTGGGCGGGAAGGGCACCCCAGAGCCCGCCCGCGAGAGCCCGTGGGCCGCCCGTCACCTGCCCATTTTTGCATAACTTTCCCAAATAGGATGCATAATTTGATGATCCATTGGCTTGAATACCTGTCATTTATTCCCGTCACTGTCATTACGGTGTTCGATGGCAATCTTTAGTGATGAGTCGTGTGTAAGTTACACAATTTGCAAGTTTTATTTGGAAAATTAACTTAAGATTCGCAATAGTCGCATAGAACTGCGTTGCCTTCGGCTTCGCGCCCACAATGGCCTGCAAGTAcagaggggggggggagggTGGAGGTTCATGATAGATACAGGAAAAGATGGCACGAACATCTTGCCATAGAACCAGTTATCAGCTCTTGCTCTAGGGCTTGTACTCGTCAATAATCACCTTTGCAATCTTGGCGGCCATGCCGTAGAACACTGTCATAACATGCGAAGAAACTTGCGTCGGCGGAATCGAGCCGTCGACAACACGGAGTCCGTCAACGTCGTACACCTGAGCCTTCTGATTGACAACACCACCTTGCTCCCTCGACATCATCGAGCATGTACCAACACCGTGGTAGTTAGCACGGAAGTTCTGTTTGACATAATGCATCCATTCGCTCAGTGTAGCGTTCAACGGCAGGAGATGACCTGGGATGAGCTCATTTCCGGTGTATTGGGCCATCTCGTGGGATCGAGACAACGTGCGTGCTAGTCTCGATGCGGCGGCCTGGCCAGCGACATCCAGCTCATTCTCGAAGTATCGGGGGTTATACTCGAAGCTGCGGAGGTACGGGTCTTTGTCGAGGATTTTCACGTATCCTCGCGTGAAGGGGATGAGATCCCAAAGGTCGAAGTTGATGCGATTATCGGTATCTAGGAAGAGTTCGGCATAGGTGACATTTTCCTGCAGAAGCCACTTCTGGTAGTTCCGATATTGCTCGAGAAGTGCTGT
This Aspergillus chevalieri M1 DNA, chromosome 3, nearly complete sequence DNA region includes the following protein-coding sequences:
- a CDS encoding uncharacterized protein (COG:S;~EggNog:ENOG410PYKD;~InterPro:IPR016191;~go_function: GO:0003723 - RNA binding [Evidence IEA];~go_function: GO:0004540 - ribonuclease activity [Evidence IEA]), which gives rise to MLTQIQTLICGNVALTSKANQISEDVVKKAWQNAPSKTEQSGYPHHYNGQKVIEKLDPVCHGKTVFEAPVYADGKLYPFTVKPKQNPGAFRVIYTDDKDKHYCGMISHDGVEEVKGTKKKEGTPANPNAGDFHACTAEGPKRKS
- a CDS encoding uncharacterized protein (COG:S;~EggNog:ENOG410PS4Z), translating into MSSKFYPDFCQGDRKYQQHTQHNMPALTLHLFSLNIPSQFFLRRLREHRIEIVVSSRPQHIVIHPSLIDQNALTSHPWDLLTVLRIPGDKPVLPIDLQSAVRDEYKILVGIPSKLLTTYAERDEKLKHETSSIPLTGSLEKAQSQARSTSQNLEVSPELLAFMEKLTREYGDRPVTMLNLLHFHHPDGKKSYYQYGQAFIPVAGKRGGNAKLVGNVIKPTKNDLDSRGDCSRPEQEWWNEISIVHYPSIRHFCDMLAGEDYQAINEKYRLSALRDTFLLCTTEWNVDTARL
- a CDS encoding uncharacterized protein (COG:G;~EggNog:ENOG410PFTW;~InterPro:IPR020846,IPR011701,IPR036259;~TransMembrane:5 (o20-43i55-74o86-104i116-137o149-166i);~go_function: GO:0022857 - transmembrane transporter activity [Evidence IEA];~go_process: GO:0055085 - transmembrane transport [Evidence IEA]): MLTLRQENPQNFSPLRKWTVTVMLGLMTIPVAFTSSVFGTAMQPTSRQFGVSQEVMVLGTSLFVLGFSFGPSIFGPLSELYGRKMPLFVGFFIFAVFRITVAVAQNLQTIFVRRFLGGVFSSGPLAIIYSALSTVQLLSRYSQQVPSLASWPALLSAASLPCRIFGCRWTE
- a CDS encoding uncharacterized protein (COG:G;~EggNog:ENOG410PFTW;~TransMembrane:1 (o69-91i)), whose amino-acid sequence is MASFFGTVCFFFVPKTFDPVLIQQRAKRLRHETKNWALYAKSEEKPIDVKVIAHNYLLRPIVFFALEPVLVLITLYMDFIYGFLYLCFNAYPISFQEERG
- a CDS encoding uncharacterized protein (COG:S;~EggNog:ENOG410PWV9;~InterPro:IPR036047;~go_function: GO:0005515 - protein binding [Evidence IEA]), whose translation is MIRVLPDDVLLLIGDFLEDHQDRYNLVFVCRRFHDLFLRLAYRAASLKSCQHVRSFLGSILRRPELARAIRVLHFDRWQDKPSTGYVHITDKERPLLIEWAWVISQSDEEHAQWEQDLQHGVSEAWIALLLPLASNLRRLRLIYPKHNTYLDRTLTRAVNGECPALRSLQEVSLNHLEDDADDIKGDYLPSQILPFFRLPLMRTLSADMVLESDSAQEARGSPPSTPLTGSSVSEITLNASNGSKGMESLIASCSSLKTFKYQHSDSHLHAEGYQPSAFYHSLAGSKNTLETLWLDTCGHHLPFTIAGANETHDEWFGPLTEFTALKDVRIRLPNLLDIRYQVEPSTSLPDILPRSLESLYIEGCKESTLSMLLNQVRMVLSQHTSRFPELRRVDIEGFFHDEEDYEDSGYDGSSNTTEKVIKRRVYEMVKPVQNGCAGAGIDLFIRDRACLETMKGSPV
- a CDS encoding DUF3632 domain-containing protein (COG:S;~EggNog:ENOG410PTCH;~InterPro:IPR022085;~PFAM:PF12311) yields the protein MGIATDLSFRLESLEVDEPWIVEKMNFETLVEYLQPSSTTSPTAAAQSIDNLTPMKRTFIGTSFGKKEEPEGHMWEIWGLFIAISKQVPHDHPSMDRLVALVYALVELPPTTVKIWTQDTEIWTDLPMLGPSFAEAWIGPECYRDKLTPKIKAEWVNFNSFAARLLNHDMVSWFKLTVWSLRDALERPPREDLFDCDVAAAAQWIIHSGELLFSVLEDDEEEPETDKFWSGPLWNGKGVLNVARWGFWKQRFSEISEKETGQIRSAAEMARMKMNEIEQIGAQKQE